Proteins encoded in a region of the Capra hircus breed San Clemente chromosome 3, ASM170441v1, whole genome shotgun sequence genome:
- the ADAR gene encoding double-stranded RNA-specific adenosine deaminase isoform X5, with product MAEIKEKICDHLFNVSSSSALNLAKNIGFTKARDVNAVLIDLERQGDVYRQGTTPPIWYLTDKKRERIQIKRNKDSVPETTQAAAILEAGKTTEGPTCNSPASDASNSTVTPGKVENGQEPVVKLKLKQEATAEAVKLKPPVHDNGPSKTGYVDFENGQWATDDIPDDLNSIHAAPGEFRAIMEMPSFYSHGLPRCSPYKKLTECQLKNPISGLLEYAQFASQTCEFNMIEQSGPPHEPRFKFQVVISGREFPPAEAGSKKVAKQDAATKAMTILLEEAKAQDSGSPEEACRYSSEREPEKTAESQTATPSATSFLSGKNPVTTLLECVHKLGSSCEFRLLSREGPAHDPKFQYCVAMGTHTFPTASAPSKKAAKQMAAEEAMKALQGEATSSASSDDQPGSTNTEAFDTLESVMPNKVRRISELVRYLNTNPVGGLLEYARSHGFAAEFKLVDQSGPPHEPKFVYQAKVGGRWFPAVCAHSKKQGKQEAADAALRVLIGEDEKAERMGFTEVTPVTGASLRRTMLLLSRSPEAKRKTLPLTGSTFHDQIAMLSHRCFNALTNSFQPSLLGRKILAAIIMKKDSDDLGVVVSLGTGNRCVKGDSLSLKGETVNDCHAEIISRRGFIRFLYSELMKYNPQTAKDSIFEPAKGGEKLQIKKSVSFHLYISTAPCGDGALFDKSCSDRAVESTDSRHYPVFENPKQGKLRTKVENGEGTIPVESSDIVPTWDGIRLGERLRTMSCSDKILRWNVLGLQGALLTHFLQPVYLKSVTLGYLFSQGHLTRAICCRVTRDGSAFEDGLRHPFIVNHPKVGRVSVYDSKRQSGKTKETSVNWCLADGYDLEILDGTRGTVDGPRNELSRVSKKNIFLLFKKLCSFRYRRDLLRLSYGEAKKAARDYEIAKNYFKKSLKDMGYGNWISKPQEEKNFYLCPV from the exons ATGGCTGAGATCAAGGAGAAGATCTGTGACCACCTATTCAATGTGTCCAGCTCCTCTGCCCTGAACTTGGCTAAAAACATTGGCTTCACCAAGGCCCGGGATGTGAACGCTGTGCTGATTGACTTGGAAAGGCAGGGAGATGTCTACAGGCAGGGCACCACCCCTCCCATATGGTATTTGACTGACAAGAAGCGAGAGAGGATACAGATCAAGAGAAACAAGGACAGTGTTCCGGAAACCACTCAAGCTGCTGCTATCCTGGAGGCCGGAAAAACCACAGAGGGCCCCACCTGCAACTCACCTGCATCAGACGCTTCCAACAGCACGGTCACCCCAGGAAAGGTGGAAAATGGGCAGGAACCCGTCGTCAAGTTAAAACTCAAGCAAGAGGCCACAGCAGAAGCAGTAAAACTGAAACCACCTGTTCATGACAACGGCCCCTCCAAAACAGGGTATGTTGACTTTGAAAACGGCCAGTGGGCCACAGATGACATCCCCGATGACTTGAATAGTATCCACGCCGCACCAGGTGAGTTCCGTGCCATCATGGAGATGCCCTCCTTCTACAGTCATGGCTTGCCACGGTGTTCACCCTACAAGAAACTGACAGAGTGCCAGCTGAAGAACCCCATCAGCGGCCTGTTAGAGTATGCCCAGTTCGCTAGTCAGACCTGTGAGTTCAACATGATAGAGCAGAGCGGACCACCCCATGAACCTCG ATTTAAATTCCAAGTTGTCATCAGTGGCCGAGAGTTTCCCCCAGCTGAAGCTGGCAGCAAGAAAGTGGCCAAGCAGGATGCAGCCACGAAAGCCATGACGATTCTGCTCGAGGAAGCCAAAGCCCAGGACAGTGGAAGCCCAGAAGAAGCCTGCCGCTATTCCTCGGAGAGGGAGCCAGAGAAG ACTGCAGAGTCCCAGACTGCCACCCCTTCAGCAACATCCTTCCTTTCTGGGAAGAACCCCGTCACTACATTGCTTGAGTGTGTGCACAAGTTGGGGAGCTCCTGTGAATTCCGTCTCctatccagagaaggccctgccCATGACCCCAA GTTCCAGTACTGTGTTGCAATGGGAACCCATACTTTCCCCACTGCCAGCGCCCCGAGCAAGAAGGCAGCAAAGCAGATGGCTGCCGAGGAAGCCATGAAGGCCCTGCAAGGGGAGGCGACCAGCTCGGCGTCTTCTGATGACCAG CCCGGAAGTACGAACACGGAAGCATTCGATACCTTGGAATCAGTGATGCCCAACAAGGTCAGGAGGATCAGTGAGCTCGTCAGATACCTGAACACCAACCCAGTGGGTGGCCTGTTGGAGTACGCCCGCTCCCACGGCTTTGCTGCTGAGTTCAAGTTGGTTGACCAGTCCGGACCTCCTCATGAGCCCAA GTTCGTTTACCAAGCGAAAGTTGGGGGTCGCTGGTTCCCAGCCGTCTGCGCGCACAGCAAGAAGCAAGGCAAGCAGGAAGCTGCAGATGCGGCCCTCCGCGTTTTGATTGGGGAGGACGAGAAGGCAGAGCGCATGGGTTTCACAGAGGTAACCCCAGTGACAGGGGCCAGTCTCAGAAGAACTATGCTCCTCCTCTCAAGGTCCCCAGAAGCAAAGCGAAAGACA CTCCCTCTCACGGGCAGCACCTTCCACGACCAGATAGCCATGCTGAGCCACCGGTGCTTCAACGCCCTCACCAACAGTTTCCAGCCCTCCTTACTCGGCCGCAAGATCCTGGCTGCCATCATCATGAAGAAAGACTCTGACGACCTAGGTGTTGTGGTCAGCCTGGGGACAG GAAATCGCTGTGTGAAAGGAGATTCTCTGAGCTTAAAGGGAGAAACTGTCAATGACTGTCATGCAGAGATCATCTCCCGGAGAGGCTTCATCAG GTTTCTCTACAGCGAGTTAATGAAATACAACCCCCAGACGGCGAAGGATAGTATATTCGAACCTGCTAAAGGAGGAGAAAAGCTTCAAATAAAAAAGAGCGTGTCATTCCATCTCTATATCAG CACGGCCCCGTGTGGGGATGGTGCCCTCTTTGATAAGTCGTGCAGCGACCGAGCCGTGGAGAGCACAGACTCCCGCCACTACCCTGTCTTCGAGAATCCCAAACAAGGCAAGCTCCGCACCAAGGTAGAGAACG GGGAAGGCACGATCCCAGTGGAGTCCAGTGACATTGTGCCCACATGGGACGGCATTCGGCTGGGGGAGAGACTCCGCACCATGTCCTGCAGCGACAAAATCCTGCGCTGGAATGTGCTGGGCCTGCAGGGGGCACTGTTGACCCACTTCCTGCAGCCTGTGTATCTCAAGTCCGTCACTCTGG GTTACCTGTTCAGCCAGGGGCACCTGACCCGTGCCATTTGCTGTCGTGTGACAAGAGATGGAAGTGCGTTTGAGGATGGACTCCGACATCCCTTTATTGTCAACCACCCCAAG GTTGGCCGAGTCAGCGTATATGATTCCAAAAGGCAGTCTGGGAAGACCAAGGAGACAAGTGTCAACTGGTGTTTAGCTGATGGCTACGACCTAGAAATCCTGGATGGGACCAGAGGCACCGTGGATGG GCCACGGAACGAATTGTCCCGGGTCTCCAAAAAGAACATTTTCCTTCTATTTAAGAAGCTCTGCTCCTTCCGATACCGCAGAGATCTACTTAGACTCTCCTATGGTGAGGCCAAGAAAGCTGCCCGCGACTACGAGATAGCCAAGAACTACTTCAAAAAATCTCTGAAGGACATGGGCTACGGAAACTGGATAAGCAAGCCCCAGGAGGAGAAGAATTTTTACCTTTGCCCAGTGTAG